Proteins from a genomic interval of Amphiura filiformis chromosome 9, Afil_fr2py, whole genome shotgun sequence:
- the LOC140160612 gene encoding putative nuclease HARBI1, whose amino-acid sequence MAMFLANQLHMVINQRALRRERVFRDRSHPLDKWNDHDMYKKYRFTRLASINIIDLLSDELQHPTERNHALPPSLQVFIALRFYGKGSYLDESGAEPHGVSIPTAQRAVSRVTPLLCRLQNDYIKFPRTAEEVRQKQRDFMAVRPRGFPRVVGAIDCTHVRLHGVTLGPDEYVYINRKGKYSINVQLVCDAKYRILNVVARWPGSTHDSRILQASRLGHAYESGRLQGLLLGDSGYALKPWLMTPIQHPSTEAEEEYNRAHKRTRVLIEQLNGQLKNKFACLGSSGPKVKSPETACDMIVACCVLFNISKDDYVQEAQDDDDDNQPPNPDDAGDLEAPDADELLGIAVRNELVRNVFS is encoded by the exons ATGGCGATGTTTTTGGCAAATCAGCTGCATATGGTAATAAATCAACGAGCTCTTCGACGGGAGAGAGTATTTAGAGATAGGTCGCATCCACTGGATAAATGGAATGATCACGACATGTACAAGAAGTATCGCTTCACACGGTTGGCAAGTATCAACATCATCGACCTCTTGTCTGACGAACTGCAACATCCTACGGAACGGAATCACGCTTTACCACCAAGCCTTCAAGTCTTCATAGCACTTCGCTTTTACGGAAAAGGATCTTACCTGGATGAATCTGGAGCTGAGCCTCACGGTGTAAGCATTCCCACCGCTCAACGCGCCGTGAGCCGCGTGACTCCACTCCTGTGCCGGTTACAAAATGATTACATCAAGTTTCCCCGGACAGCGGAAGAAGTGCGACAGAAACAGAGGGATTTCATGGCTGTTAGACCAAGGGGATTTCCTCGTGTGGTAGGCGCTATTGATTGTACCCACGTCAGACTACATGGTGTTACGCTTGGACCCGATGAATATGTGTACATCAACAGGAAAG GTAAATATAGTATCAACGTTCAGCTTGTCTGCGATGCCAAGTACAGGATCCTTAATGTAGTGGCACGATGGCCAGGCAGCACGCATGACAGTCGTATTTTGCAGGCAAGTCGTCTGGGCCACGCTTATGAGAGCGGACGCCTGCAGGGACTTCTTCTGGGAGATTCCGGCTACGCTTTAAAACCATGGCTGATGACTCCTATTCAGCATCCAAGCACTGAAGCAGAGGAAGAATACAACAG AGCCCATAAAAGAACCAGGGTTCTAATCGAGCAGCTAAATGGCCAGTTGAAGAACAAGTTCGCCTGCTTAGGTAGTAGCGGCCCTAAAGTAAAATCACCTGAGACTGCCTGCGATATGATTGTTGCGTGCTGCGTCCTATTCAACATCAGCAAGGATGACTACGTACAGGAGGCTcaagacgatgatgatgacaaccAACCACCAAACCCTGATGATGCCGGCGATCTTGAAGCCCCTGATGCAGATGAATTACTTGGAATTGCAGTCAGGAATGAACTTGTTCGCAATGTTTTTAGTTAA